A genome region from Synchiropus splendidus isolate RoL2022-P1 chromosome 5, RoL_Sspl_1.0, whole genome shotgun sequence includes the following:
- the LOC128759237 gene encoding rho GTPase-activating protein 23-like isoform X1 produces the protein MKTMSFGGISKDGWLNYKQIFTEKGKKVCSGIRPWKQVFSVLRSNSLFLFKNKNKAVLPATAAYQDDYPSINIGGCLIDIAYSETKRKHTLRLTTHDFCEYLLQAQNRDDMLSWITNIRENSKIDNGEIGFTRQSLIKKKLSDRKRSPVGRSPASPSRTLLQDKAVNRPPRGGRKAVWGIMNKRKKAKGVEVLGVRLEDCQPAVNHKFVPLIVEMCCSAVEAKGLEYIGIYRIPGNNVMLSKLLQHLSKGLDISTAEARCRDLNVISSLLKTFFRKLPEPLLTDEKYGDFIEASRITDSEDKLKTMNKLVHDLPDHHYHTLKYLVGHLKRVADNSEKNKMNSRNLALVFGPTLVRDSLDNMTEMITHMTNQYKIVETMILHYNQIFS, from the exons ATGAAGACCATGTCATTTGGTGGCATCAGTAAAGATGGATGGCTGAATTACAAGCAGATATTCACAGAAAAAGGAAAG AAAGTCTGCAGCGGCATTCGACCATGGAAGCAAGTGTTTTCCGTGCTCCGCTCCAACTCCCTCTTCCTGTttaagaacaagaacaaggcGGTGCTGCCTGCGACAGCCGCATATCAGGACGATTATCCTTCGATCAACATCGGCGGCTGCCTCATCGACATCGCATACAGCGAGACCAAACGCAAGCACACGCTGAGGCTGACCACGCATGACTTCTGCGAGTACCTGCTGCAGGCCCAGAACCGGGATGACATGTTGTCCTGGATCACAAACATCAGGGAGAACAGCAAGATCGACAATGGG GAGATTGGTTTCACAAGACAAAGCCTCATCAAGAAGAAACTGAGTGACAGGAAACGAAG TCCTGTGGGTAGAAGTCCGGCCTCTCCATCAAGAACCTTGCTGCAGGACAAAGCTGTGAACCGCCCACCCAGAG GAGGTCGCAAAGCAGTGTGGGGCATCATGAACAAGAGGAAGAAAGCAAAAGGTGTTGAAGTTTTAGGTGTGCGACTGGAGGACTGTCAGCCGGCTGTCAATCATAAA TTTGTGCCTCTCATTGTGGAGATGTGCTGCAGTGCGGTGGAGGCCAAAGGTCTGGAGTACATCGGAATCTACCGTATCCCTGGCAACAATGTCATGTTGTCAAAGCTACTGCAGCATCTGAGCAAGGGCCTGGACATCAGCACTGCTGAGGCG AGATGCCGGGACCTGAACGTGATCAGCAGCCTATTGAAGACCTTCTTCAGGAAGCTGCCGGAGCCTTTGCTGACTGATG AGAAATATGGTGACTTTATTGAGGCCAGTCGAATAACGGACAGTGAAGACAAGCTGAAGACCATGAATAAGTTG GTTCACGACCTGCCGGACCACCATTATCACACCCTGAAGTACCTGGTGGGCCACCTGAAGCGTGTGGCAGACAACTCTGAGAAGAACAAG ATGAACTCCAGAAACCTGGCGCTGGTGTTCGGCCCAACTCTGGTGAGAGACTCACTGGACAACATGACGGAGATGATCACTCACATGACTAACCAGTACAAGATCGTGGAGACGATGATCCTGCAT TATAACCAGATCTTCAGTTAG
- the LOC128759237 gene encoding rho GTPase-activating protein 23-like isoform X2, with protein sequence MAELQADIHRKRKVCSGIRPWKQVFSVLRSNSLFLFKNKNKAVLPATAAYQDDYPSINIGGCLIDIAYSETKRKHTLRLTTHDFCEYLLQAQNRDDMLSWITNIRENSKIDNGEIGFTRQSLIKKKLSDRKRSPVGRSPASPSRTLLQDKAVNRPPRGGRKAVWGIMNKRKKAKGVEVLGVRLEDCQPAVNHKFVPLIVEMCCSAVEAKGLEYIGIYRIPGNNVMLSKLLQHLSKGLDISTAEARCRDLNVISSLLKTFFRKLPEPLLTDEKYGDFIEASRITDSEDKLKTMNKLVHDLPDHHYHTLKYLVGHLKRVADNSEKNKMNSRNLALVFGPTLVRDSLDNMTEMITHMTNQYKIVETMILHYNQIFS encoded by the exons ATGGCTGAATTACAAGCAGATATTCACAGAAAAAGGAAAG TCTGCAGCGGCATTCGACCATGGAAGCAAGTGTTTTCCGTGCTCCGCTCCAACTCCCTCTTCCTGTttaagaacaagaacaaggcGGTGCTGCCTGCGACAGCCGCATATCAGGACGATTATCCTTCGATCAACATCGGCGGCTGCCTCATCGACATCGCATACAGCGAGACCAAACGCAAGCACACGCTGAGGCTGACCACGCATGACTTCTGCGAGTACCTGCTGCAGGCCCAGAACCGGGATGACATGTTGTCCTGGATCACAAACATCAGGGAGAACAGCAAGATCGACAATGGG GAGATTGGTTTCACAAGACAAAGCCTCATCAAGAAGAAACTGAGTGACAGGAAACGAAG TCCTGTGGGTAGAAGTCCGGCCTCTCCATCAAGAACCTTGCTGCAGGACAAAGCTGTGAACCGCCCACCCAGAG GAGGTCGCAAAGCAGTGTGGGGCATCATGAACAAGAGGAAGAAAGCAAAAGGTGTTGAAGTTTTAGGTGTGCGACTGGAGGACTGTCAGCCGGCTGTCAATCATAAA TTTGTGCCTCTCATTGTGGAGATGTGCTGCAGTGCGGTGGAGGCCAAAGGTCTGGAGTACATCGGAATCTACCGTATCCCTGGCAACAATGTCATGTTGTCAAAGCTACTGCAGCATCTGAGCAAGGGCCTGGACATCAGCACTGCTGAGGCG AGATGCCGGGACCTGAACGTGATCAGCAGCCTATTGAAGACCTTCTTCAGGAAGCTGCCGGAGCCTTTGCTGACTGATG AGAAATATGGTGACTTTATTGAGGCCAGTCGAATAACGGACAGTGAAGACAAGCTGAAGACCATGAATAAGTTG GTTCACGACCTGCCGGACCACCATTATCACACCCTGAAGTACCTGGTGGGCCACCTGAAGCGTGTGGCAGACAACTCTGAGAAGAACAAG ATGAACTCCAGAAACCTGGCGCTGGTGTTCGGCCCAACTCTGGTGAGAGACTCACTGGACAACATGACGGAGATGATCACTCACATGACTAACCAGTACAAGATCGTGGAGACGATGATCCTGCAT TATAACCAGATCTTCAGTTAG
- the LOC128759547 gene encoding rho GTPase-activating protein 23-like: protein MIIVLVMSDTSDGRRSVLQLCRDKENGNGSSDGEASSSSAEQSCDEGPSSPSQEKVALSEVIKKVTDIFSDGRSTSKPASMTTSDASRDGREGWLKYKQILTEKGKKMCCSMRPWKRVFTVLRSQSLFFYKNKCKVDGGSEPDVLSPINIGDCLVDVAYGESRHQHTLRLVTQNFCEYLLEAESCGDMLAWIKVIRERSVNGKEEISSSGRALINKKMNDYRKQRLIYGTPKSSPKLHCMSFLLAKAGHTSVKRSSRQDDAKSPSSANMTTKRKKTPQVMGVRLEDCLPALNHKFVPLVVEMCCGVIEATGLECTGIYRIPGNSAMIANLLEHLNMGLDINTAEERWRDQNVVSSLLKAFFRNLPEPLLTDDRYMDFINTNHVRNTDARLKALKKLIRDLPDHHYHTLKFLLDHLKRVAENSENNKMDSRNLALVFGPTLVRSSVNNMADMVTQMPDQYMIVETMILHYDWMFSDAALEDEVEALEESLNLPVVPNIIYLLSNIGKPGIQDASDSLSNSLRSGTLRH from the exons ATGATCATCGTGTTAGTGATGAGTGACACGAGTGATGGAAGAAGAAGTGTGTTACAGCTGTGTCGG GACAAGGAGAACGGAAATGGCAGTAGCGATGGCGAAG CAAGCTCCTCCAGTGCTGAGCAGTCTTGTGATGAAGGTCCCTCTTCGCCCAGCCAGGAAAAAGTGGCTCTCTC TGAGGTGATTAAAAAGGTCACCGACATTTTCAGTGACGGG AGGTCCACTTCCAAGCCAGCAAGTATGACCACCAGCGACGCCAGCCGCGATGGAAGAGAAGGATGGCTGAAGTACAAGCAGATATTAACAGAGAAAGGAAAG AAAATGTGCTGCAGCATGCGACCATGGAAGCGAGTCTTCACTGTGCTTCGCTCCCAGTCACTCTTCTTCTACAAGAACAAGTGCAAGGTGGACGGAGGTTCAGAGCCAGATGTTCTCTCTCCGATCAACATCGGCGACTGCCTCGTTGATGTGGCCTACGGCGAGAGCCGTCACCAGCACACGCTGAGGCTGGTCACCCAGAATTTCTGCGAGTACCTTCTGGAAGCTGAGAGCTGTGGCGACATGCTGGCCTGGATCAAGGTCATCAGGGAGAGAAGCGTCAACGGTAaagag GAGATTAGTTCTTCAGGACGAGCGCTTATCAACAAGAAGATGAACGACTACAGGAAACAAAG GCTCATTTATGGAACACCGAAGAGCTCGCCCAAACTTCACTGCATGTCTTTCCTGCTGGCCAAAGCTGGACACACCTCAGTGAAACGCTCGTCCCGACAGG atGACGCCAAGAGTCCGAGCAGCGCAAACATGacgacaaagagaaagaagactcCTCAAGTTATGGGTGTGCGACTGGAGGACTGCCTGCCTGCGCTCAACCATAag TTTGTCCCTCTGGTGGTGGAGATGTGCTGCGGTGTGATAGAAGCCACTGGTTTGGAGTGCACAGGGATCTACCGCATACCTGGCAACAGTGCCATGATAGCCAACCTACTGGAGCACCTCAACATGGGGCTGGACATCAACACAGCTGAGGAG AGATGGCGCGACCAGAACGTGGTCAGCAGCTTGCTCAAGGCTTTCTTCAGGAACCTGCCCGAGCCTCTGCTGACTGATG ataGGTACATGGACTTCATCAACACCAATCATGTCAGGAACACTGATGCCCGGCTGAAGGCCTTGAAGAAGCTG ATCCGGGACCTTCCGGACCACCACTATCACACCCTGAAGTTCCTGCTGGACCACCTGAAGCGTGTGGCGGAGAACTCTGAGAATAACAAG ATGGACTCTAGGAACCTGGCGCTGGTGTTCGGCCCGACTCTTGTGAGATCGTCGGTGAACAACATGGCTGACATGGTCACTCAAATGCCTGACCAGTACATGATAGTGGAGACCATGATCCTGCAC TACGACTGGATGTTCAGTGACGCAGCGCTGGAAGACGAAGTGGAG GCCCTGGAGGAAAGTCTTAACTTGCCTGTCGTCCCCAACATCATCTACCTGCTGTCCAACATCGGCAAGCCGGGAATACAAGACGCTTCAG ATTCCCTCAGTAACTCACTGAGGAGCGGAACCTTGCGTCACTGA